In Eretmochelys imbricata isolate rEreImb1 chromosome 4, rEreImb1.hap1, whole genome shotgun sequence, a single window of DNA contains:
- the MGST2 gene encoding microsomal glutathione S-transferase 2 isoform X1: protein MAGDLILLAAVSLLSACQQSHFAWLVGKSRKQHKIMPPEVTGTPEFDRIFRAQQNCVEFYSIFLVALWIAGWFFKQELAAFLGLVYMYTHHKYFHGYAESAKGRITCFYWSVVVLLSLMALAAAGITNSFLEEYLDISIGKKLHKLL, encoded by the exons ATGGCTGGTGATTTAATTTTGCTTGCTGCAGTATCCCTTCTTTCAGCCTGCCAGCAAA GTCATTTTGCCTGGCTTGTAGGAAAATCAAGAAAGCAGCACAAGATCATGCCCCCAGAAGTCACCGGAACCCCAGAATTTGACAGAATATTCCGTGCACA ACAAAACTGTGTGGAGTTTTATTCAATCTTCCTGGTTGCTCTTTGGATTGCAGGCTGGTTTTTCAAACAAG aattgGCTGCCTTTCTGGGTCTGGTGTACATGTACACCCATCACAAATACTTCCATGGATATGCAGAGTCTGCAAAAGGAAG GATAACATGTTTTTACTGGAGTGTGGTGGTTCTGCTCTCACTGatggccctggctgcagctgggatTACTAATAGCTTTCTGGAAGAATACTTGGACATCAGCATAGGAAAGAAATTACATAAATTGCTCTGA
- the MGST2 gene encoding microsomal glutathione S-transferase 2 isoform X2, translated as MEWLAESPVLFTGHFAWLVGKSRKQHKIMPPEVTGTPEFDRIFRAQQNCVEFYSIFLVALWIAGWFFKQELAAFLGLVYMYTHHKYFHGYAESAKGRITCFYWSVVVLLSLMALAAAGITNSFLEEYLDISIGKKLHKLL; from the exons ATGGAATGGTTGGCAGAATCACCCGtgctatttacag GTCATTTTGCCTGGCTTGTAGGAAAATCAAGAAAGCAGCACAAGATCATGCCCCCAGAAGTCACCGGAACCCCAGAATTTGACAGAATATTCCGTGCACA ACAAAACTGTGTGGAGTTTTATTCAATCTTCCTGGTTGCTCTTTGGATTGCAGGCTGGTTTTTCAAACAAG aattgGCTGCCTTTCTGGGTCTGGTGTACATGTACACCCATCACAAATACTTCCATGGATATGCAGAGTCTGCAAAAGGAAG GATAACATGTTTTTACTGGAGTGTGGTGGTTCTGCTCTCACTGatggccctggctgcagctgggatTACTAATAGCTTTCTGGAAGAATACTTGGACATCAGCATAGGAAAGAAATTACATAAATTGCTCTGA